From the genome of Hymenobacter cellulosilyticus, one region includes:
- a CDS encoding GNAT family N-acetyltransferase, with translation MNTPTVFALTTSRLCLRPLQPTDLAAFAAHRTAGEQQVRYHRWEPDATAGPADFLTGYAQAPVPALPGSWATLGVAERATATLLGMCALRLEPQQPRTAEIGITLVAAAQGRGYALEAAHRLLRYCFEDLKLHRVVATTDCLNHPGARLLERLGMRREAHFRKNAWCQGAWADEYLYALLFEEWDSWQLQ, from the coding sequence ATGAACACACCAACCGTTTTTGCTTTAACCACCTCACGCTTGTGCCTGCGCCCCCTGCAGCCCACCGACCTGGCGGCCTTCGCAGCCCATCGGACTGCCGGGGAGCAGCAGGTCCGCTACCATCGCTGGGAACCGGACGCCACGGCCGGGCCTGCTGATTTTCTGACCGGCTATGCGCAGGCGCCGGTGCCAGCTCTGCCGGGTTCTTGGGCAACGCTGGGCGTAGCGGAGCGCGCTACTGCTACGCTGCTGGGAATGTGCGCCCTACGCCTGGAGCCGCAGCAGCCCCGCACCGCCGAAATAGGCATTACCCTGGTGGCTGCTGCCCAGGGCCGGGGCTACGCCCTGGAGGCCGCACACCGCTTGCTGCGCTACTGCTTCGAGGACTTAAAACTGCACCGCGTGGTAGCCACCACCGACTGCCTGAACCACCCTGGTGCCCGGCTGCTGGAGCGGCTGGGCATGCGCCGCGAGGCTCACTTCCGGAAAAACGCTTGGTGCCAGGGCGCCTGGGCCGACGAGTACCTGTACGCGCTGCTGTTCGAGGAATGGGACAGTTGGCAGCTGCAGTAG
- a CDS encoding helix-turn-helix transcriptional regulator has product MEPFFQFRTAEFTDNCQTTVHQHAGMLQADSTWQSANGRLTFTDHFLRGIQLTTMTGHLHQPLKLELDVERPWTAMLYQLDGQINSKACASRPLHIGHGHQNVMGDEKTKNYYTFEGQDYNCFSVHIEPEYFTDLVVGNEEWLTIHQARLDRLEPFVLLPPGTVISLKQRALIEQIMACPYGGALKKLFLEARFLDLFIEQQALLRQVQRRAAGSRDRDTLHAIREFLDTHYAEPPSLLELARLFGTNDFKLKKGFRELFGTTVFGYVAERRLSVAQQLLLLTDEPVQQVAEAVGFVNPAHFATAFRQRFGQAPSQFRRGPKHQPVELETSHWPTLLEAR; this is encoded by the coding sequence ATGGAACCCTTCTTTCAGTTTCGCACGGCCGAGTTTACCGACAACTGCCAGACAACCGTGCACCAGCACGCGGGTATGCTCCAGGCTGATTCTACCTGGCAAAGCGCCAACGGCCGGCTTACCTTCACAGACCACTTCCTGCGGGGAATTCAGCTCACGACCATGACGGGCCACCTGCACCAGCCCCTGAAGCTAGAGCTGGACGTGGAGCGCCCCTGGACGGCCATGCTCTACCAGCTCGACGGCCAGATCAACTCCAAAGCCTGCGCTTCCCGCCCCTTGCACATCGGCCATGGGCACCAGAACGTGATGGGCGACGAGAAAACCAAGAATTACTACACCTTTGAAGGGCAGGACTATAACTGCTTTTCGGTGCATATCGAGCCAGAGTACTTTACCGATCTGGTGGTGGGCAACGAAGAGTGGCTGACCATTCACCAGGCCCGCCTGGATCGGCTGGAGCCCTTCGTGCTGCTGCCGCCGGGCACGGTTATCTCCCTAAAGCAGCGGGCGTTGATTGAGCAGATCATGGCCTGCCCGTACGGGGGGGCGTTGAAGAAGCTGTTTCTGGAAGCGCGCTTTCTGGACTTGTTCATCGAGCAGCAAGCCCTGCTGCGCCAGGTGCAGCGCCGCGCTGCCGGCTCCCGCGACCGGGACACGCTGCACGCCATCCGCGAGTTCTTGGACACGCACTACGCTGAGCCGCCGAGCCTGCTGGAGCTGGCCCGCCTGTTTGGCACGAACGACTTCAAACTCAAGAAGGGCTTTCGCGAGCTTTTCGGCACGACCGTGTTTGGCTATGTGGCCGAGCGCCGGCTCAGCGTGGCCCAGCAGTTGCTGCTGCTCACCGACGAGCCCGTGCAGCAGGTGGCCGAGGCCGTGGGCTTTGTCAACCCGGCTCATTTTGCCACCGCCTTTCGCCAGCGTTTCGGCCAAGCCCCTTCTCAGTTCCGCCGGGGTCCCAAGCACCAGCCCGTCGAGTTGGAAACAAGCCATTGGCCCACCCTGCTGGAAGCCCGGTAG
- a CDS encoding T9SS type A sorting domain-containing protein, producing MKPTFTLLVASLLLAGTAAAQVPAKNWDHTFGGSDEERLASLLPTADGGYILAGTSASPASGDKSQPGRGEEDIWVVKVTAAGTKQWDRTLGGSAYDGAARIVPTADGGYLIGGYSSSPVSGDKSQPSQGTTDYWLIKLDAQGTKIWDHTFGGSGNDILTSLQATPDGGYLAGGNSNSPASGDKSQASQGGNDYWLLKLDAQGSKQWDHTYGGSSGETLANVQVLADGSLLLGGSSRSGVSGHKTQPNQGDWDYWLLKTDAQGGKLWDRTWGGSGSDYLSDLQLSAAGTMLLAGRCTSGASGDKTQPRLGEWDYWVLKADAQGRKLWDQTVGTAREDLLNCLLPTTDGGCLLGGSLDANAATYAVVKLDGSGTQQWTYGWGGDGTARLVQLQPSPDGGYLLGGMSNSNATGDKSQPNQGGPLYGDYWVVKLAAGQPLPVETAAAGSPALLAFPNPASRTVVQLRFAPPTSPVYLVSTLGRVVRQWPGGTTTLDLQHVAPGAYFVRAGRQTVRLLVH from the coding sequence ATGAAACCTACCTTTACCCTGTTAGTTGCCAGCCTGCTGCTGGCCGGCACCGCAGCTGCCCAAGTGCCCGCCAAAAACTGGGACCACACCTTCGGCGGCAGCGACGAAGAGCGCCTGGCGAGCCTGCTGCCTACTGCCGATGGCGGCTATATTCTGGCCGGTACTTCCGCGTCGCCTGCCTCGGGTGATAAAAGCCAGCCGGGCCGGGGTGAGGAAGACATCTGGGTGGTAAAAGTAACCGCGGCGGGCACCAAGCAATGGGACCGGACCCTGGGCGGCAGCGCCTACGACGGCGCCGCCCGGATAGTACCCACGGCGGATGGTGGCTACCTGATTGGCGGTTACTCTTCCTCCCCGGTGTCCGGCGACAAAAGCCAGCCCAGCCAGGGCACCACAGACTACTGGCTGATTAAGCTCGACGCGCAGGGCACCAAAATCTGGGACCACACCTTTGGCGGCTCCGGCAACGACATTCTGACCAGCCTGCAGGCAACGCCCGACGGCGGCTACCTTGCCGGCGGCAACTCCAACTCGCCCGCCTCGGGTGATAAAAGCCAGGCCAGCCAGGGCGGCAACGATTACTGGCTGCTCAAGCTGGATGCCCAAGGCTCTAAGCAATGGGACCACACCTACGGCGGCAGCAGCGGAGAAACGCTGGCCAACGTGCAGGTGCTGGCCGATGGCAGCCTTCTGCTCGGCGGCTCCTCCCGCTCGGGCGTTTCGGGCCATAAAACGCAGCCTAACCAGGGTGACTGGGATTATTGGCTACTCAAAACCGATGCCCAGGGCGGCAAGCTCTGGGACCGGACCTGGGGCGGCAGCGGCTCGGACTACCTATCGGACCTGCAGCTCAGCGCCGCGGGCACTATGCTGCTGGCTGGTCGCTGCACTTCCGGCGCCTCCGGCGACAAAACCCAGCCCCGCCTCGGCGAATGGGACTACTGGGTTCTCAAAGCCGATGCCCAGGGCCGCAAGCTCTGGGACCAGACCGTGGGCACCGCCCGCGAAGACCTGCTAAACTGCCTGCTGCCCACCACCGACGGCGGCTGCCTGCTCGGGGGCAGCCTCGATGCCAACGCCGCCACGTACGCCGTAGTCAAGCTGGACGGCTCCGGAACCCAGCAGTGGACCTATGGCTGGGGCGGCGACGGTACGGCCCGCCTGGTGCAACTGCAGCCCAGCCCCGATGGCGGCTATTTGCTCGGAGGAATGTCGAACTCCAACGCGACCGGCGACAAAAGCCAGCCTAACCAGGGCGGTCCGCTCTACGGCGACTACTGGGTGGTGAAGCTGGCTGCGGGTCAGCCCCTGCCCGTGGAAACAGCCGCGGCCGGAAGTCCCGCGCTCCTGGCTTTCCCCAACCCTGCCAGCCGCACAGTGGTGCAGTTGCGGTTTGCCCCACCAACAAGCCCGGTATACCTGGTTTCTACGCTGGGCCGGGTAGTACGTCAGTGGCCCGGCGGCACCACCACGCTCGATTTGCAGCATGTAGCCCCCGGAGCCTACTTCGTGCGGGCGGGCCGGCAAACGGTTCGTCTGCTCGTGCACTAG
- a CDS encoding FISUMP domain-containing protein: MYYPTVTIGTQEWMSVNYAGNGGIKVGTKPHYGTFFKHADLNTIPVPAGWRIPTKQDYVKLLASQGLTLNSWESTDGADLASKRRLGQLMATSGWLKQDGYATNSSGFTAVPANLQVTNGSPNGEGTNCLLWTAEKNAEDSPVAFQIIQLPSDTYAAFGSYAVGYNPAHLPVRLVRDK, encoded by the coding sequence CTGTATTATCCCACGGTCACGATTGGAACCCAGGAATGGATGAGCGTCAACTACGCGGGCAACGGCGGCATCAAAGTGGGCACCAAGCCGCATTACGGCACATTTTTCAAGCATGCCGACCTGAATACCATCCCGGTTCCGGCGGGCTGGCGCATTCCTACCAAACAGGATTACGTCAAGCTCCTGGCTTCCCAGGGCCTGACCCTAAACTCCTGGGAATCGACGGACGGCGCTGATCTGGCGTCGAAGCGGCGGCTGGGGCAGCTGATGGCCACCAGCGGCTGGCTGAAACAGGATGGCTACGCTACCAACAGCTCGGGCTTCACGGCGGTGCCGGCCAACCTGCAGGTAACCAATGGCAGCCCGAACGGGGAAGGCACGAACTGCCTGCTCTGGACGGCGGAAAAAAATGCGGAGGACAGCCCCGTAGCCTTTCAGATAATTCAGCTGCCCAGCGACACGTATGCCGCGTTTGGGTCCTATGCCGTGGGCTACAACCCGGCCCACCTGCCCGTACGCCTGGTTCGGGACAAGTAA
- a CDS encoding NUDIX hydrolase translates to MIDKLAWVRIENGKILTARSHRRDLYYIPGGKREAGELDEQALRREIKEELTVELVPESVQFLAAFQAPAHGQPAGTLVRLRCYTADYQGRLHPSAEIEEMQWLAYADRHRVSAVAQLVFDHLHSHGLLI, encoded by the coding sequence ATGATTGATAAATTAGCCTGGGTACGGATTGAAAACGGAAAGATTCTGACGGCGCGCAGCCACCGCCGCGACCTGTATTACATCCCGGGTGGGAAACGGGAAGCCGGCGAACTGGATGAGCAAGCTCTGCGGCGCGAAATAAAAGAGGAGCTTACCGTGGAGCTTGTACCCGAATCGGTGCAGTTCCTGGCAGCGTTTCAAGCCCCGGCCCACGGGCAGCCCGCGGGCACGCTCGTGCGGCTGCGCTGCTACACCGCCGACTACCAGGGCCGTTTGCACCCATCGGCGGAAATCGAGGAGATGCAGTGGCTGGCCTACGCCGACCGCCACCGGGTGTCGGCCGTAGCCCAGCTCGTCTTCGACCATCTGCATAGCCACGGCTTGCTTATCTAA
- a CDS encoding CatB-related O-acetyltransferase — protein sequence MPVAPSTVFPLSGYQRLCFLKNIIHHPHITVGDYTYYDDFETVENFQKQVRYHFDFTGDRLTIGKFCMLASGVEFIMNGANHLATAVSAYPFAVFGEDWASAMEGKSYPSKGNTTVGNDVWIGYRASIMPGVTIGDGAIIGAYSVVTRDVAPYTIVGGNPAQVIRLRFDPATITQLLAVAWWDWPIEKITRYTSLLTGDAAMFLAALKEQQA from the coding sequence ATGCCTGTTGCGCCCTCTACCGTCTTCCCGCTTAGTGGCTACCAGCGGCTTTGCTTTCTGAAGAACATCATCCATCATCCTCACATAACGGTCGGAGACTATACCTACTACGACGACTTTGAGACGGTCGAAAATTTTCAGAAGCAGGTTCGCTACCACTTCGACTTCACCGGCGACCGTCTCACCATCGGCAAGTTCTGCATGCTGGCCTCCGGAGTAGAATTCATTATGAACGGGGCCAATCATTTGGCTACTGCCGTCAGCGCGTATCCCTTTGCCGTTTTTGGCGAAGACTGGGCTTCTGCCATGGAAGGAAAGTCGTATCCGAGCAAAGGCAACACAACCGTTGGCAACGATGTCTGGATTGGCTACCGGGCCAGCATTATGCCCGGAGTAACCATCGGGGACGGCGCTATTATCGGTGCCTATTCCGTCGTAACGCGCGATGTTGCCCCCTATACTATCGTCGGCGGTAATCCGGCTCAGGTGATTCGCCTACGGTTTGATCCGGCCACCATCACGCAGCTACTGGCAGTGGCGTGGTGGGACTGGCCAATTGAGAAAATTACCCGCTACACCTCCCTGCTGACCGGGGATGCCGCCATGTTCCTGGCCGCCCTGAAAGAGCAGCAGGCCTAA
- a CDS encoding helix-turn-helix transcriptional regulator translates to MKKLFLEARFLDLFIEQQALLRQVQRRAAGSRDRDTLHAIREFLDTHYAEPPSLLELARLFGTNDFKLKKGFRELFGTTVFGYVAERRLSVAQQLLLLTDEPVQQVAEAVGFVNPAHFATAFRRRFGQAPSQLRRGPKSQVQELAACS, encoded by the coding sequence TTGAAGAAGCTGTTTCTGGAAGCGCGCTTTCTGGACTTGTTCATCGAGCAGCAAGCCCTGCTGCGCCAGGTGCAGCGCCGCGCTGCCGGCTCCCGCGACCGGGACACGCTGCACGCCATCCGCGAGTTTTTGGACACGCACTACGCCGAGCCGCCGAGCTTGCTGGAGCTGGCCCGCTTGTTTGGCACGAACGACTTCAAGCTCAAGAAGGGCTTTCGCGAACTCTTCGGCACGACCGTGTTTGGCTATGTGGCCGAGCGCCGGCTCAGCGTGGCCCAGCAGCTGCTGCTGCTCACCGACGAGCCCGTGCAGCAGGTGGCCGAGGCCGTGGGCTTTGTCAACCCGGCTCATTTTGCCACCGCCTTTCGCCGGCGCTTCGGCCAGGCACCCTCACAGCTTCGGCGAGGCCCTAAGTCTCAGGTACAGGAGTTGGCAGCGTGTTCCTAG
- a CDS encoding class I SAM-dependent methyltransferase, producing the protein MKTEELIRNINYFIAKNGPDKEDYQALDNLMNLFGERIKDNAIDLAELSSLKQSCGFLHTTQSIMGHILQKPFGYAGDFSIIDRIYTRDSSSEYHKWDDYSLANSAAQAVRNRKKYFKDHVSSKLHQSVKLLNIASGPARDLYELYAENPGCQLSTTCVEMDKAAISHAQQLNKQYLNQIEFVNKNIFRFQTEDKYDIIWSAGLFDYFDDKAFVLLIKRFAGWLAPGGEIIIGNFNEDNNPSRCYMEIFGDWRLNHRTEEQLIDLAVAAGFSREDIFVGKEPENINLFLHLKKGVLSSGINTDNLGREYSRRGAAALAVAETV; encoded by the coding sequence ATGAAAACCGAAGAGCTAATTCGCAATATCAATTATTTTATAGCAAAGAATGGCCCTGATAAAGAGGATTATCAAGCCCTTGATAATTTAATGAATTTGTTTGGGGAAAGAATCAAGGACAATGCAATTGACTTAGCCGAACTATCAAGCTTAAAGCAAAGCTGTGGCTTTCTGCATACCACCCAGAGTATTATGGGCCATATCCTGCAGAAGCCGTTTGGCTATGCCGGCGACTTCTCCATAATTGACCGAATCTACACGCGTGATTCGTCGAGCGAATATCATAAGTGGGATGATTATTCCTTGGCCAACTCAGCTGCGCAGGCAGTTCGGAACAGAAAAAAGTATTTTAAAGACCATGTTTCGAGCAAGCTGCACCAGAGCGTGAAGCTGCTGAACATAGCCAGCGGCCCCGCCAGAGACTTATATGAGCTGTATGCTGAAAATCCGGGCTGTCAATTATCCACTACCTGCGTTGAAATGGATAAAGCCGCAATAAGCCATGCCCAGCAGTTAAATAAGCAGTATTTAAATCAGATAGAGTTTGTAAATAAAAATATATTCCGGTTTCAGACCGAAGATAAATACGACATAATCTGGTCGGCGGGCTTATTTGATTATTTCGATGATAAGGCTTTTGTATTGCTTATAAAAAGATTTGCAGGCTGGCTGGCGCCGGGCGGAGAAATTATAATTGGCAATTTTAATGAGGATAACAATCCGAGCAGGTGTTATATGGAAATCTTCGGTGACTGGCGGCTTAATCATCGCACCGAGGAGCAGCTGATTGACCTGGCGGTGGCGGCAGGCTTTAGCAGAGAAGATATTTTCGTCGGCAAGGAGCCCGAAAACATCAATCTGTTTCTGCACCTGAAAAAAGGCGTGTTGTCGTCAGGTATAAACACCGACAACTTAGGAAGAGAATATAGCCGGCGCGGTGCCGCAGCGTTGGCAGTAGCAGAAACGGTTTGA
- a CDS encoding RCC1 domain-containing protein: MVGLFALCSTARAQSVAAGTGHSLFVCASGNVMTVGQNTVGQLGDGTTRQRQLPITVPSLSGVKAVAGGDETSLFLKTDGTVWGCGGNTAGQLGVGDQLNYSTLVRVGTLTDVKAIATGYRHSLFLKNDGTVWTCGSNQGGALGTGNTSAYLTTPMQINGLTGVVAIAAGYVHSLFLKSDGTVWGLGQSLDGELGGGRNEEILKSPTQIPGLSNITAIAASREYRAHSLFLQSNGTVLACGSNYYGGVGSGTPGATMRVNTPTPVAG; the protein is encoded by the coding sequence TTGGTCGGCCTTTTTGCCCTTTGCTCGACGGCGCGGGCGCAGTCGGTGGCGGCCGGAACCGGACATTCGCTCTTTGTATGCGCCAGCGGAAACGTGATGACCGTGGGCCAGAATACCGTGGGCCAGCTCGGCGACGGTACCACCAGGCAGCGGCAGTTGCCCATTACGGTTCCCTCCCTAAGCGGCGTGAAAGCCGTGGCGGGCGGCGACGAAACGTCCCTGTTTCTCAAAACCGACGGTACCGTCTGGGGGTGTGGCGGCAATACCGCCGGCCAGTTGGGCGTCGGCGACCAGCTTAACTATTCTACTCTGGTGCGGGTAGGCACCCTAACGGACGTCAAGGCCATTGCCACGGGTTATCGGCACTCGCTCTTTTTGAAGAATGACGGCACGGTCTGGACCTGCGGCTCCAACCAAGGCGGCGCATTGGGTACGGGAAATACGTCGGCTTATCTCACTACTCCGATGCAGATCAATGGGCTGACTGGGGTTGTGGCCATTGCCGCGGGTTACGTCCATTCGCTGTTTTTGAAAAGCGACGGCACGGTGTGGGGGCTCGGCCAAAGCCTGGACGGCGAGTTGGGAGGAGGAAGAAATGAGGAAATACTGAAGTCTCCGACCCAGATTCCGGGCCTGAGCAACATTACTGCTATAGCCGCTTCCCGGGAGTATCGGGCGCACTCGCTGTTTTTGCAAAGCAACGGGACGGTATTGGCCTGCGGCAGCAACTATTACGGCGGGGTAGGCTCGGGTACCCCCGGGGCTACCATGCGCGTAAACACTCCGACTCCGGTAGCGGGCTGA
- a CDS encoding T9SS type A sorting domain-containing protein, with protein MKAIAAGRFHSLFLKTDGTAWACGYNRSGQLGNGTTTDAPTPVQVAASGFSGLAVGNDFSFFIKGDGTAWGSGSGGLGNLGDGGSTNALTPVRASLVCPIALSSRSATAQPAVNVYPVPAHGQVRLHLGTTETVQVQIVGETGQLLRVCSAQGPEAQLELAELPAGIYVAKIITRTGVLTQKIVLY; from the coding sequence GTGAAAGCCATTGCCGCGGGTCGTTTTCACTCGCTCTTTCTGAAAACCGATGGCACCGCGTGGGCCTGTGGCTACAACCGGTCCGGGCAACTGGGCAATGGCACTACTACCGACGCTCCAACGCCCGTACAGGTGGCGGCATCGGGTTTCAGTGGCCTGGCCGTCGGGAATGATTTTTCCTTTTTTATCAAGGGTGACGGCACGGCCTGGGGCAGCGGCAGTGGCGGACTGGGCAATCTGGGCGACGGTGGCTCGACCAATGCTCTTACCCCGGTGCGGGCCTCCCTGGTTTGCCCCATTGCGCTGTCATCCCGTTCTGCCACCGCTCAGCCTGCGGTGAATGTATACCCAGTACCCGCCCACGGCCAGGTGCGCCTGCACCTTGGCACCACCGAAACGGTGCAGGTGCAGATTGTGGGAGAAACGGGCCAGCTACTACGGGTTTGCTCGGCTCAGGGCCCCGAGGCGCAGCTGGAGCTAGCGGAACTGCCAGCCGGCATTTACGTGGCCAAAATCATCACCCGGACCGGCGTGCTGACCCAGAAAATCGTCCTGTACTAG
- a CDS encoding MBL fold metallo-hydrolase, whose amino-acid sequence MKPTLLLTAALATFAIQAQAQTPTATTAPRVAADQIATKKGPLTVQPITHGSVVFTWNGKTIYVDPYGGSEAYAGLAAPDMVLITDIHGDHLDPKTLSGLSLGKALLVVPQAVADKLPAEYKAQARILRNGQRLDTLGLQVAAIPMYNLPEAADAMHTKGRGNGYVLSLGGKNVYLSGDTEDIAEMRALKGIDVAFVCMNLPYTMDVNQAAQGVLAFKPGIVYPYHYRGQNGLSDVAAFQKAVNTANKKIDVRLRNWYPAAQ is encoded by the coding sequence ATGAAACCAACCCTTTTACTCACGGCCGCTCTGGCTACTTTTGCTATTCAGGCCCAAGCCCAGACTCCTACCGCTACCACTGCGCCGCGCGTAGCGGCCGACCAGATTGCCACGAAAAAAGGGCCGCTTACGGTGCAGCCCATTACTCACGGCAGCGTGGTATTTACCTGGAACGGAAAGACCATCTACGTGGACCCCTACGGCGGTTCGGAAGCCTATGCCGGGCTGGCCGCCCCCGATATGGTGCTGATTACCGACATTCACGGCGACCACCTGGACCCAAAGACACTCTCTGGCCTCTCCCTGGGCAAGGCCCTGCTGGTGGTGCCCCAAGCCGTGGCGGACAAGCTGCCGGCGGAATACAAGGCGCAGGCACGCATTCTGCGCAATGGTCAGCGGCTCGATACGCTGGGCCTGCAGGTTGCGGCCATTCCAATGTACAACCTGCCTGAAGCAGCCGACGCGATGCACACCAAAGGCCGGGGCAACGGCTACGTGCTCAGTCTGGGCGGCAAAAACGTGTACCTGTCCGGCGACACGGAAGACATTGCCGAAATGCGCGCCCTCAAAGGCATCGACGTGGCGTTTGTGTGCATGAACCTGCCCTACACCATGGATGTGAACCAGGCGGCGCAGGGCGTATTAGCCTTCAAGCCGGGCATTGTGTATCCCTACCACTACCGCGGCCAGAACGGTCTGAGCGACGTGGCCGCCTTTCAGAAAGCGGTAAACACTGCCAACAAGAAAATCGACGTGCGACTGCGCAACTGGTATCCGGCAGCTCAGTAA
- a CDS encoding YqaE/Pmp3 family membrane protein, producing MLFAILLPGISMIFRGHVLKGILCGILHLTLIGWIPAAIWAVASYREDQAEKRHRETLQVLQQQRQ from the coding sequence ATGCTATTCGCCATTCTATTGCCCGGAATTTCCATGATTTTCCGGGGCCACGTGCTGAAGGGAATTCTCTGCGGTATTCTGCACCTGACGCTGATCGGCTGGATTCCGGCAGCCATCTGGGCTGTGGCTTCCTACCGGGAAGATCAGGCCGAAAAGCGCCACCGCGAAACCCTGCAGGTGCTTCAGCAGCAGCGGCAGTAG
- a CDS encoding glycoside hydrolase family 13 protein has protein sequence MLRFAWPGANGFHPEWSKGVVWYQIFPERFHNGDPRNDPKVTDQNGAYPFDDSSAFQIHPWHSDWYQLQPYEQKNGKDIYYNIQRRRYGGDVQGILDKLDYLQKLGVNALYLTPVFWSPSSHKYDALCYHHVDPTFGPDPEGDKKLMATEDPLKADTWVWTKADLLVLKLIDEVHQRKMHIIFDGVFNHLGAKSFAFQDVEKNQQASPYANWFMVTSWRDAAKGTRFEYNGWFGVKTLPELKEDATGIVAGPKEYIFNATRRWMNPMNKGAAHGIDGWRLDVAYDVGHPFWKSWRQHVRSLNPQAFMTAELVFPVEKTKPYLSGDEFDATMNYNFAFAVHDFFVQEAKAATVTQFDAKLKELREAFGPGVALNMQNLVDSHDATRIGSAVANPDGKKMADWGDYFNWSQKSNNKSYNARKPTAAQLQKQKLIAAFQLLYLGSPMIFYGDEAGMWGSNDPDCRKPMLWAGQQYESEKANPDQSTHAPDEVRFNQDLFGWYQKFIALRRQSAAIQRGSFTTVATDDARQVYAFRRTLGQDDVLVVFNRGSQPASFTHASLTARQYRDAFTRKAATTVTVPAMDVVVLRAK, from the coding sequence TTGCTTCGTTTTGCCTGGCCGGGCGCAAACGGATTTCACCCCGAGTGGAGCAAGGGCGTGGTCTGGTATCAGATTTTTCCCGAACGGTTCCATAACGGCGACCCGCGCAACGACCCCAAGGTAACCGACCAGAACGGCGCCTACCCGTTTGACGACTCCTCGGCCTTCCAGATTCATCCCTGGCACAGCGACTGGTACCAGCTGCAGCCCTACGAGCAGAAAAACGGCAAAGACATTTACTACAACATTCAGCGCCGCCGCTACGGGGGCGACGTGCAGGGCATCCTCGATAAGCTCGACTATCTGCAGAAACTGGGCGTAAACGCGCTCTACCTGACGCCGGTGTTCTGGTCACCCTCCTCGCACAAGTACGACGCGCTGTGCTACCACCACGTCGACCCCACTTTCGGCCCCGACCCGGAAGGCGACAAAAAACTCATGGCCACCGAAGACCCGCTCAAGGCCGATACCTGGGTGTGGACCAAGGCGGATCTGCTGGTGCTCAAGCTCATCGACGAGGTGCACCAGCGCAAGATGCACATCATCTTCGACGGTGTATTTAACCACCTGGGCGCGAAAAGCTTCGCCTTTCAGGACGTGGAGAAAAACCAGCAAGCCTCGCCCTACGCCAACTGGTTTATGGTAACGAGTTGGCGCGACGCGGCCAAGGGCACCCGCTTTGAGTACAACGGCTGGTTTGGGGTCAAAACGCTGCCGGAGCTGAAGGAAGACGCCACGGGCATCGTGGCCGGGCCCAAAGAGTACATCTTCAACGCCACCCGGCGCTGGATGAACCCGATGAACAAAGGCGCCGCCCACGGCATCGACGGCTGGCGGCTCGACGTTGCCTACGACGTGGGGCACCCGTTCTGGAAAAGCTGGCGCCAGCACGTGCGTAGCCTCAACCCCCAGGCCTTTATGACGGCCGAGCTGGTGTTTCCGGTGGAGAAAACCAAGCCCTACCTGAGCGGCGACGAGTTTGATGCCACCATGAACTACAACTTTGCCTTCGCCGTCCACGACTTTTTCGTGCAAGAGGCCAAGGCAGCCACCGTCACGCAGTTTGACGCCAAGCTCAAGGAACTGCGCGAAGCCTTCGGTCCCGGCGTGGCCCTGAACATGCAGAACCTGGTCGATAGCCACGACGCCACCCGCATCGGCAGCGCGGTAGCCAACCCGGACGGCAAGAAAATGGCCGATTGGGGCGACTATTTCAACTGGAGCCAGAAAAGCAACAACAAGAGCTACAACGCCCGCAAGCCCACGGCCGCCCAGCTGCAAAAACAAAAGCTGATTGCCGCCTTTCAGCTGCTGTATCTGGGCTCACCGATGATTTTCTACGGCGACGAGGCCGGCATGTGGGGCAGCAACGACCCGGATTGCCGCAAACCCATGCTGTGGGCCGGCCAGCAGTACGAGTCCGAAAAAGCCAACCCGGACCAAAGCACCCACGCCCCCGACGAGGTGCGCTTTAACCAGGACTTGTTTGGGTGGTACCAGAAGTTTATTGCCCTGCGTCGGCAGTCCGCGGCCATTCAGCGGGGCAGCTTCACCACGGTAGCCACCGACGATGCCCGGCAAGTGTATGCCTTCCGCCGCACCCTGGGCCAGGACGACGTGCTAGTGGTGTTCAACCGCGGCAGCCAGCCAGCCTCATTTACCCATGCGTCACTCACCGCCCGCCAGTACCGTGACGCCTTCACGAGGAAAGCAGCCACTACGGTAACGGTGCCGGCCATGGACGTAGTGGTGCTACGCGCGAAGTAG